A genomic segment from Salvia splendens isolate huo1 chromosome 13, SspV2, whole genome shotgun sequence encodes:
- the LOC121762108 gene encoding disease resistance protein RPM1-like, with protein sequence MITEASASYLYNKIDNFVAAEVKLRGSLDQRINELTSEHELITEVLKGADALKEPDNQFRVWIKQLRNIYHDIGSVVGMYTYRKTEKNATPWYTGLPKMRSHDISDKIDDIEKRLKSIKEKKERYSVSSTSTSTSTSAEHQAGIAPLYTPETEIVGIEEPRKKLVYWVHGFEQAYRTMFVVGMSGSGKTALVKVVYEQLKADFDCHVWLTASMFEKMEDLLSTMYNKLSNPAGVGQSSSTSSQDLIGMLKNYLIDKRYLIVLDNWNRNDWRSVRYAFQNCNNSRVIITTTRGDIASLCRDTSTDDIYKIPPLPLDKAEELFCREAFPESGMYPLEPHLREVSERLLIKCEGLPLGIVEMGKHLSRKERRESIFKQVESSLQDEFERELSSIQQVLLSGYNDLPYHLKCCFLYMGMFPEDQQVNRRMLIRLWIAEDFIEKRNQTEPEDIGEGYLKELMERNLVEASEMEFDGRPRTCRLHNFMHKIVLSKAKDEQFCLVTGEGNISEKVQRISIQSSELNIQDEGMYHIRTFFSASLGRKIPRGIIPRMILLKILHLDNAILDALPKGIKELLLLKYLSLRNTNIKQLPISTGRLKLLETLNLKQTLVTSLPKSLLDLQKLRHLLVGRKSFAYREAFDAVHGVMVHEEIGSLTNLQNLSFVRADGDHKLILGLQNLKKLRKLGIVDLPSSSGSILCKTIQMLTSLRSLSMKSSKMGEILSIKEINKPPQLQRLYLWGSLERMPSWIAKLDDLVRIRLKWSRLPASDNPITILGKLNNLLELQLLDAYTGNMLEFCGGTFLKLKILELNQMEQLQMIKTGKGALPGLQKLSIILCPKLRDPIGIANIPQLKELHFREMPQDYVKPLLRSGPLHHFVRHVRIRQD encoded by the coding sequence ATGATCACTGAAGCATCTGCCTCCTATCTTTACAACAAAATTGATAACTTTGTGGCTGCAGAAGTGAAACTGCGGGGGAGCCTAGATCAAAGAATCAACGAGTTGACGAGTGAACATGAGTTGATCACAGAAGTTCTCAAAGGTGCAGATGCCCTCAAAGAGCCGGATAACCAATTTCGGGTGTGGATTAAGCAGCTTCGCAACATATATCATGACATTGGGAGTGTTGTTGGTATGTATACATacagaaaaactgaaaaaaatgcTACCCCATGGTACACTGGATTACCAAAGATGAGGTCTCATGACATCTCCGATAAAATAGATGACATTGAGAAAAGGCTCAAAAGCATCAAAGAGAAGAAGGAGAGATACTCGGTCTCTTCAACTTCAACTTCAACTTCAACTTCGGCTGAGCATCAAGCAGGAATTGCTCCTCTGTACACCCCTGAAACAGAGATTGTGGGCATTGAGGAACCAAGGAAAAAGCTGGTCTACTGGGTACATGGTTTTGAACAAGCGTACAGAACCATGTTCGTGGTGGGAATGAGTGGATCTGGCAAGACAGCACTTGTCAAAGTGGTGTATGAACAGCTCAAGGCAGACTTTGATTGCCATGTTTGGCTCACTGCATCCATGTTTGAGAAGATGGAAGATCTCCTGTCAACCATGTACAACAAATTAAGCAACCCAGCAGGAGTAGGTCAGTCTTCCTCGACTTCTTCTCAGGATCTTATTGGCATGTTGAAAAATTATCTGATAGACAAAAGGTACCTAATAGTTCTTGATAATTGGAATAGAAATGATTGGAGATCTGTTAGATATGCGTTCCAGAATTGTAACAACAGTAGAGTGATAATCACTACAACAAGAGGAGATATAGCTTCTTTATGTAGAGATACATCTACTGATGATATCTATAAAATTCCACCTTTGCCTTTGGATAAGGCTGAAGAACTCTTCTGCAGAGAAGCTTTCCCCGAAAGTGGCATGTATCCTTTGGAACCACACCTGCGTGAGGTATCTGAAAGGCTCTTGATAAAATGTGAAGGACTGCCACTTGGAATAGTCGAAATGGGGAAGCATTTATCCCgcaaagagagaagagagtcgATATTCAAACAAGTGGAGAGTAGTCTACAAGATGAGTTCGAGCGAGAATTGTCAAGCATCCAACAAGTACTGCTATCTGGTTATAATGACTTGCCGTACCATCTCAAATGCTGCTTTCTGTACATGGGCATGTTTCCAGAGGATCAACAAGTGAACCGTAGGATGTTGATTAGGCTGTGGATAGCAGAAGATTTCATAGAAAAACGGAATCAAACTGAACCAGAAGATATCGGAGAAGGGTACCTAAAAGAGCTCATGGAGAGGAACTTAGTAGAGGCCAGTGAAATGGAGTTTGATGGAAGACCACGAACCTGCCGACTCCATAACTTTATGCATAAGATTGTTCTCTCTAAAGCAAAGGATGAGCAATTTTGCCTAGTCACAGGTGAAGGTAATATTTCTGAAAAGGTGCAGAGAATATCAATACAGAGCAGTGAATTGAACATACAAGATGAAGGCATGTATCACATCCGTACCTTCTTCTCAGCAAGCTTAGGAAGGAAGATTCCACGAGGCATCATTCCCAGAATGATTCTTCTGAAAATTCTGCATTTGGATAATGCGATTTTGGATGCACTTCCTAAAGGAATTAAGGAGCTTTTACTATTGAAGTATTTGTCTCTACGTAACACAAATATCAAGCAGCTCCCCATAAGCACAGGGCGGTTGAAACTCCTTGAAACCTTGAATCTGAAGCAAACATTAGTGACAAGCTTGCCAAAATCACTGCTTGATCTTCAGAAACTCCGGCACTTGCTTGTTGGTCGCAAAAGCTTTGCTTACCGCGAGGCTTTTGATGCAGTTCATGGTGTCATGGTACATGAAGAAATAGGTTCATTAACCAACCTGCAGAATCTATCATTTGTGAGAGCAGATGGGGATCACAAACTGATTTTGGGGTTACAAAATCTGAAAAAGCTCAGGAAGCTAGGGATTGTTGATTTACCAAGCAGCAGTGGATCAATTCTGTGTAAAACAATCCAAATGCTAACGAGTCTCCGTTCCTTGAGTATGAAATCATCAAAGATGGGTGAAATTCTGAGCATTAAAGAAATCAATAAACCTCCCCAACTCCAGCGTTTGTATTTGTGGGGGAGCTTGGAGAGGATGCCTTCATGGATCGCAAAGCTCGACGACCTGGTTAGAATACGGCTCAAGTGGTCTAGGCTGCCAGCTTCCGACAATCCAATAACAATCCTTGGGAAGCTTAACAATCTTCTGGAGCTCCAGTTGCTTGATGCCTACACTGGAAACATGTTAGAATTTTGTGGTGGAACATTTTTGAAGCTCAAGATACTGGAGTTAAATCAAATGGAACAGCTTCAAATGATCAAGACAGGCAAGGGAGCATTACCTGGCCTCCAGAAACTCTCCATAATCCTATGTCCGAAGCTGAGAGATCCAATTGGCATCGCCAACATCCCTCAACTCAAAGAGCTTCATTTCAGAGAGATGCCTCAAGATTATGTGAAACCTCTACTGAGAAGTGGTCCACTGCACCACTTTGTCAGGCATGTAAGGATAAGACAGGACTAA
- the LOC121762109 gene encoding putative late blight resistance protein homolog R1A-10 has protein sequence MLWMEESKTQYGNSKTHWNPFSHNRFLPIPEIVSIDLQSLAHSLIQTLEDMQKDYTHEVKNMPQDEPISSIIGFHRNNSNMIGLSDQFQHVKTDFMQGYIGKKRVYALYGTAGVGKTTLAMQIYQDPEIQSKYERRAWVTVGRVPQPISQISRGILAQLCGISDQGDEEIGDCLEERLVDGKKCLVVLDDVWEEKVFNSLLSNMKNECIHVLLTGRHRGWMLSYNLYCYEVRFLNQEESMHLLCDKVFGEEIFPPQLQKAAAKIAKHCEGLPLMIVAVADILSKSEQNRDPVYWNEVAERRNSVFTDAYNQISKVLFPSYNYLPQGLKMPFLFMGVFPSDYDTPYSKIIMKLAAAGLSDDWVCLGLLGSFYSLALCTLKSVDKTSNEFTVEEYKTCRLHSSWRYVCRVEASKNKFYLVLNKLIDAEDLKDQRGLCLENNILFGIKEFRNSVTLDCASSSRSLLFYGPYQQYPVCIDVGFVLLREIDALTQRFYTFPMEILSLIHLKYLALTCNGELPPTISKLFNLRALIIHPHLNIRRREAPSYVPVQIWDMRELEHIEILGKSPVAPSHVASLEKLSTLVGVNASICTVLNLSRRIPNIKKLGIRIELTPYDDHNDVLSCFGCISTLRGLKTLKISIANPVVKHGHVFPVTPGLLKLPRNLEKLHLSGMGFPWEYMNVIGSLPSLKALKLRSYAFQGSRWETQKGSFRSLEFLLIEESDLEQWKPGYESFPKLTYLSMKHCYKLKEIQKPASLHLEAFKIIEIELEDCNPLTLTCASQLQPDRYNRLQVIGSSSFYEKPTTVKFQSDGDEYADMGRSFFAHAGPQEEDYNEEILNMMKEISSLRL, from the exons ATGCTTTGGATGGAAGAATCAAAGACGCAATATGGAAATTCGAAGACTCATTGGAATCCCTTCTCACACAACAGATTCCTTCCCATTCCAGAGATAGTCTCCATTGATCTGCAGAGTCTTGCTCATTCCTTAATCCAGACGCTCGAGGATATGCAGAAGGACTACACTCATGAAGTGAAGAATATGCCTCAGGACGAACCTATCTCCTCAATAATTGGTTTTCATAGAAACAACTCAAACATGATTGGTTTATCAGACCAATTCCAACATGTCAAAACCGATTTTATGCAAGGATATATCGGCAAGAAGCGCGTGTACGCGCTTTATGGAACAGCAGGCGTTGGGAAAACCACTCTCGCTATGCAAATCTATCAAGATCCGGAAATCCAGAGCAAATATGAGCGTCGTGCATGGGTCACTGTAGGCAGAGTGCCTCAACCGATCAGTCAAATTTCACGAGGCATTCTTGCTCAACTGTGTGGAATCTCTGATCAAGGAGATGAAGAAATAGGTGACTGCTTGGAAGAAAGATTGGTTGATGGCAAGAAATGTCTCGTTGTTTTGGACGATGTCTGGGAGGAAAAAGTATTCAATTCCTTGTTATCAAACATGAAAAATGAATGCATTCATGTTTTGCTTACTGGTCGACATCGAGGCTGGATGTTATCGTATAACCTTTATTGCTACGAGGTGCGGTTTTTGAACCAAGAAGAAAGTATGCATCTGCTATGTGACAAGGTCTTCGGTGAAGAGATTTTCCCTCCTCAACTCCAGAAAGCTGCTGCCAAAATTGCCAAGCATTGCGAAGGTCTCCCTCTCATGATAGTCGCTGTTGCTGACATCCTATCGAAATCCGAGCAGAACAGAGACCCTGTCTACTGGAATGAAGTGGCGGAAAGGAGAAATTCAGTGTTCACGGATGCCTATAATCAAATATCAAAGGTACTTTTCCCAAGTTACAACTACTTGCCTCAGGGTCTTAAAATGCCTTTTCTATTTATGGGAGTTTTCCCTTCGGATTATGACACCCCCTATTCCAAGATTATTATGAAGCTCGCTGCTGCGGGGTTGTCGGATGATTGGGTATGTTTGGGACTGCTAGGTTCCTTCTACAGTCTTGCTTTGTGCACCTTGAAGAGTGTGGATAAAACTTCGAACGAGTTTACTGTTGAAGAGTATAAAACTTGTCGTCTTCATTCTTCATGGCGGTACGTGTGTAGAGTAGAGGCTAGTAAGAACAAGTTTTATCTTGTCTTAAATAAGTTAATTGATGCTGAAGATCTAAAAGATCAACGAGGCTTGTGTCTCGAAAATAACATTCTATTTGGCATCAAAGAGTTTCGCAACTCAGTGACATTGGATTGTGCATCCTCTTCACGTTCGCTCCTTTTCTATGGTCCTTACCAACAATATCCAGTCTGTATAGATGTCGGTTTCGTGTTGCTAAGGGAGATAGATGCTCTCACACAACGTTTCTATACTTTCCCAATGGAAATTTTGTCGCTAATTCACCTAAAATACCTTGCTCTAACTTGCAACGGAGAACTCCCTCCAACCATATCCAAACTTTTCAACCTCCGAGCCTTGATTATCCATCCACATCTGAACATTAGGCGTCGTGAAGCCCCATCATATGTACCGGTACAAATATGGGATATGCGAGAATTAGAGCATATTGAGATATTGGGAAAGAGCCCTGTTGCTCCATCTCATGTTGCTTCTTTGGAAAAGCTCTCAACACTTGTTGGTGTGAATGCTAGCATTTGTACGGTCTTGAACCTCTCCAGAAGAATTCCTAACATAAAGAAATTAGGGATACGGATCGAGTTAACGCCTTATGATGACCATAACGACGTTTTGAGTTGCTTTGGTTGCATTTCAACACTTAGAGGTTTGAAGACACTCAAAATCAGTATCGCAAATCCCGTGGTCAAGCACGGTCATGTTTTCCCGGTGACCCCCGGGTTACTGAAGTTGCCGCGTAATTTGGAAAAGTTACACTTGAGTGGAATGGGTTTTCCTTGGGAATACATGAATGTCATTGGCTCACTGCCAAGTCTTAAAGCACTCAAACTGCGATCCTACGCATTTCAAGGTTCGCGTTGGGAAACGCAGAAGGGAAGTTTTAGGAGTCTTGAGTTTCTTCTAATTGAAGAGAGTGATTTGGAGCAGTGGAAACCAGGATATGAAAGCTTCCCTAAGCTTACATATCTAAGCATGAAGCATTGCTACAAACTAAAAGAGATTCAGAAGCCTGCTTCTCTGCATTTAGAGGCATTTAAGATCATAGAGATTGAATTGGAGGACTGCAATCCTTTAACTTTGACGTGTGCCAGCCAATTACAACCGGATCGATATAATAGGCTTCAAGTTATCGGCTCTTCTTCTTTCTACGAGAAACCGACAACCGTCAAATTTCAGAG CGATGGAGACGAATATGCCGATATGGGAAG ATCCTTCTTTGCTCATGCTGGTCCACAAGAAGAGGATTACAATGAAGAAATTCTCAATATGATGAAG GAGATCAGCTCTTTGAGGCTTTGA